TACtcagtccaccataggccatggcccaggccacgacatagaaattgataaaacctatcgtgctcctgagagccagaataaagttgatgatgtcagcacgggcactgtcCCCATCAGGAATAGTGAGTCCACcgtaggccatggcccaggccacgacatagaaattgataaaacctatcgtgctcctgagagccagaataaagtcgatgatgtcagcacgggcactgtcCCCATCAGGAATAGTGAGTCCACcgtaggccatggcccaggccacgacatagaaattgatgaaggctcctgtgctcccgagagccagaatacagtcgctaaTGTCAGCTCGGGCACTGGCCCCATCAGGAAtactgagtccaccataggccatggcccaggccacgacatagaaattgatgaaggctcctgtgctcccgagagccagaatatagTCGCTGATGTCAGCTCGGGCACTGGCCCCATCAGGAATACTGAGTCCACcgtaggccatggcccaggccacgacatagaaattgataaaacctatcttGCTCCcaagagccagaatacagtcgctgatgtcagcacgggcactgtcCCCAATAGGGATACTGaatccaccataggccatggcccaggccacgacatagaaattgatgaaggctcctgtgctcccgagagccagaatacagtggCTGATATCTGCTCAGGCACTGGCCCCATCAGGAATACTGAGTCCACcgtaggccatggcccaggccacgacatagaaattgatgaaggctcctgtgctcccgagagccagaatacagtcgctaaTGTCAGCTCGGGCACTGGCCCCATCAGGAAtactgagtccaccataggccatggcccaggccacgacatagaaattgatgaaggctcctgtgctcccgagagccagaatatagTCGCTGATGTCAGCTCGGGCACTGGCCCCATCAGGAATACTGAGTCCACcgtaggccatggcccaggccacgacatagaaattgataaaacctatcttGCTCCcaagagccagaatacagtcgctgatgtcagcacgggcactgtcCCCAATAGGGATACTGaatccaccataggccatggcccaggccacgacatagaaattgatgaaggctcctgtgctcccgagagccagaatacagtggCTGATATCTGCTCAGGCACTGGCCCCATCAGGAATACTGAGTCCACcgtaggccatggcccaggccacgacatagaaattgatgaaggctcctgtgctcccgagagccagaatacagtcgctaaTGTCAGCTCGGGCACTGGCCCCATCAGGAAtactgagtccaccataggccatggcccaggccacgacatagaaattgatgaaggctcctgtgctcccgagagccagaatatagTCGCTGATGTCAGCTCGGGCACTGGCCCCATCAGGAATACTGAGTCCACcgtaggccatggcccaggccacgacatagaaattgataaaacctatcttGCTCCcaagagccagaatacagtcgctgatgtcagcacgggcactgtcCCCAATAGGGATACTGaatccaccataggccatggcccaggccacgacatagaaattgatgaaggctcctgtgctcccgagagccagaatacagtggCTGATATCTGCTCAGGCACTGGCCCCATCAGGAATACTGAGTCCACCGTAGGCCATGGCCCAgtccacgacatagaaattgataaaacctatcgtactcccgagagccagaatacagtcgctgatgtcagcacaggCACtgtccccagcagggagagtgatggCACCATAGGTGATGGCCCAAGCCAGGACACAGAATGTGATGTAATCTTTGGTGGTCCTGTGCCTCCTTGTCTGTACCCTGAAGTCATCATTATCCCTGGCCCCCCCTGGGAGAGTGAGGAGTCCCTGAACGTTCTCCCGAGCTGGAGGGAAGAACGCGAAGAATCCGAGGGCGTTCTGCCCTGCCCAAATGAAGACAACTTGCATACTGAGAATAACCAGAATcctgacaggaggaagaagagatggcgCCTTAAAGGGCTGCGGAGGCAAATACATCGcctctgctgctgtttcttctgttGCCTCCTCCCCCCAATGGAAGAAGCCCCAACCCCCaggtgagggacagggagaggtaGGAAATGGAGTCCCAGTGAGACCGGGTAGACAAGCCCAGTGACTTCTTATGTATTTCATATTTGCTTTTGCCATGGATACGCGGCACCATTTAGAGGACACGAACCCTAATGTCTGTAACCCTAGAAGGGGCTTTGCCATTCTGCCCctttatatggattctgggaaagtTGAGCCTGAAGCAGACAAGCAGAGGATGCAACCAGGggcagtggagggaaggagaggggttTGGGCTTGGGGAAGGGAGATCAGGTTAGGCAAGAGGAATCACGTAGAGCGCTGTGGGACAACAGGCTAGCCCAGTGGTGAGTCCTGCCTATGTCAGAGTCACTAACAGAGTCCTTTGCTTGTGTCTCCTTTCAAGGTCTGAAGAACAGGCCTGGGGCCATGGTTATTAAACCATGGGTCTCGTTCGACCTGGTGTGGCCTACCAGCCACAAGAGGGGGCCACGCCAGAACATTTTAGAGCTATGTACCTGAAATCATCACACCCTGTGACACGCTGTGACACATGAGGACAAGCTCTGtacccctcctctccctgcagtGGGAGCTGTTAGCTCCCGCAAGGTAAGCTGATACTTGTCCCAGCACTATGGCTGGACAGAAAAGTGGGACACACGGCCACCCCATTTTAAAGAAGCCTTCCAACTTCTGCAATCCACATTATGCAACTTCATGTTCCACACAACATGGGGTCTTCACCAAGTCGTCCCTTAATTTTTGAAGATCCTTATCGATGACCAGCTGTAAAGAAGTCCATGtacagggcagaggggaggagaggggtgtgtggaacaaggcaagagagaagaaaatcagtaagacactagggaaggagaggagtcTGCCCATAGGAAATTACAGttccagccaggcagctgagaagaaagagatgagcatGTAGGGCAGGGACAGGGGCCTTGGGCGGGCTGATCAGGAGAAACTCCCTGGAGAAGAGATATATAGGGTTCAGGGCATGGGTTCCCGGGAACAGAAGACCATGCCTCCCTAGGGGGTTCAAACCAACCCCTCCCCAggatcctcctcctctttctgctctaaCCAACCTCAGGCTGATCTGGAAGAATCTGCGTCCTTTtcttcacagcctcctgccaCCAGGGTCCACGCTGCCCTTCCCATGTTCCAGCAGTTCAGAAACTGTGGTAGTATTTTTATCCCAGTGAATGATTCTTTCACTTTGACTAAAATTACAGGACTTTTCTGGCTACTGTGAAAAGGTAACTAGGACTTGTGGGGGCTGTGGAACATCACCGCTGGACAAGGACAGCATCCTTGGTCGGCTTTGTGTCCAGTGGTGACATCCGGGGTCTAGATTGGGGGAACAGTCACTGTCATGGAGCTACAAGGTGTCAGCCAGTGTTATTGTGTACATTCTTGCTGAGTGAGGTGTCTGCAGAATCCTCATGGTCACCATGCAGGTTGTGAACAGCTCTCTGTGTCAGCGAGAGCTTCCCAGCTGTCAGGGAATCCAGGGTTCTTGTCTGAGGGGATTAtttggatcagtggttctcaatattcctaatgctgcaaccttttaatacggttcctcatgttgtggagccccccacccaaagaaaaaaaacagttaccTTTGCTCCTGTTTCTGATCTTAGGTGAGCCTGTGAAAGGCTCATTCGATCCCCAAagaggttgagacccacaggttgagaagcactgaagtGATGAATTAGTTTGAGTCCTCTGAGTGTATCTGTATGAAAGATGAGTTTCTGAAGCCTGGTCTTGATGGAATCCGCCAATGAATTGGGCTTTCTTATGACTGCTGAGAATGCTGGCATTGGTCTTTCTGAATATGGGTGTTGTGTCAGCTTAGCAAATAGCAGTCTACTCCCTCGGCCACCGCTGAGCACAGCTTGCACACACAAGTCTCTGTGGCAGCCTACAGTGCCGAACTCTACTGGTATTGATGGCGCAATGGGTCAGCAGGTCATCCTGAGGAGGGCTTGACACGTGTCTCCCTGTGTCATGAATCATTTGCCAGATACCCTAGGGCCTTTGAGATAGGAACTTGGTGCAGACAGATACCTATTCTAGCATTCACTTACTGAATTTGTCCATTCGGCTGACAAAACACTGTGGCCAAGGCCACTTAAGTGAGAAAGCATGTTACTTAGGGGTCCACAGTTGCAGAGGGGGACAGCACATAAACATCCTGATGGGAATCTAGCAATAGGTAGACAGTCATGGCATTGGAGCTGGCGGTGATAGCTAACACTGATTCTCAaacaacagggagagagagagagagacagagagagagagagagagattagagagaatatatatgagtagagggagagagagattagagagagggatatatatatatgtatatacacataaacacagacaatacacacacacacacacacacacacacacacacacacacacacggaaagaaagggagggagaaagagagagagttatttGGAATGGGATTGGCTCTAGAATCCTTAAAGCTCTGTGACCCCCTACTGACACTTCCTCCTTCCAGGCCACACCCAAACATGTTCATCAAtggggggccattctcattcaaactaagcCACATACTAACCAGGATGAGGAGAGGAAACTCTTGGGTAGCATTGCCCTGAGCTCTGACTGCTGCTGTCCCCACCCTTCCGCTCTCTTTGCACTCTCAGAGAGCAGATGACACCACTGTCTCTCTTGAAACTTGCAAACCTGCACTTCCATTAAGatgtctggaagacagaagagacccTTACACTCAGTTTTATCCACAACAAAGTTTCTTTTGTGGAACTCCTCACCTAGAGGAGCCCTTTTTGCCTCTCTGCACCCAACTGGATGTTTGTGACCACCTCACATGGTCAGAATGGGCTAGATAgcctcagaaaaagaacaaataacaggcACACCCCTCAATCCTCATTGGAAGACACAACATACAAAACCATCAGTGGTCTGCCTTATGTGACAATGGAAGCCTGACCACAGTGGCAGCCCGTCAACTAACCCATGCCACAGCCTCTCTGCCAACTTGCTGAAAGAGGTGGGGCATTCAGTGTTAGTGTCTTCCTGCCCCTGACTATCAGACACAGTAGTCAACGTGAACATAAGTCCTGGACCAGCGCAGGGCACCATGGAGTTTAGGGAGTGCCCTGCCAATCAGCTCCTTGTGTTGGGAAAGCCATCTAAGCAAGCAAAGGGCGATTTTCTCGGTTTTCTCATGAGACTTTGGAAAGCAGGGGGATTAGTAAACTCTGTATGACTCTGACATCATGATCTGTCTCCTGTCATAGGGAAGCTGAATGGGAGGCAGGTGGGGAGGTGGCCAGAGAATTCAGGCTGAGTACCATGGACGGTTAGAATGAGATACACATGTCTGGTCAGCTCTCCCCAAGCAAAGGCTGTCTAGCCAGGGCCAAGGTGAAAGAAATCTGTCCCTGACAGACAAGGTTACAGAATCCATTAGGGACACAATCCAGTAAAGCCAGGCCACttcctttcaaagacttgaaggcaCCAGCCTCACGTGCCCTTCGTTCTTACCTCAGGAAAGCGTGTGGTCGCCTCTCTGCCCCTTTCAGACAGCAAATCCACACTGCTCATCTTCACACAAGTCAAGAAACCATGtgatctgttttgtttgtttttttggccaaacttcctgatccccaggctgctcaccatggcaggaaatggacaacttttgtTGTCCTTAGCTTGCAGGCACTCATGAACACATTCAGCCACAAGCTTTTCTTGCTTCCCATCCAGAGCTCCAACAGGGGATTGACCACCACACAGGgtcaattattcatttgttctgttgacaACACTTGGCTCCTGAGAGATAACATAAGATGAGAATGTAGCTATGAAATTGCTCTCTTAGTGACAGGAGTAACTCACTCCAAGTGCTCGGTCTTCAAACATGAGGGCGTGAGCTCAGAACCAGCTGCCACATAAAAGCCTTGAAGGCCAGTGTGAGCATATCATCCTACCTCTatggaggtggaagagagaagtcCCCTTTTCATCCTTGTACAGGTGGTCTAGAGTTACTGACAAGTCACGGGTTTAAGGAGAGTGTCTCAGGAAGCAAGGTAAGTATGACGCTTGAGCCCCCTCCTACTCACACAGGAGTGGGCACAGGCAGTGCTCCAGAAGACACATATGAACCCAAACACACGCACAAGTTGGGAGACATGAAGAAAAGGGAATAGAAAGAACATGGGTGAAGGCTTCATCTTTCATAAATGATTGTTCTTATGTGCGGGATCTATTTCTCAACCTGCGTTAACTGTGATTTTGTCCACAGCATTCTAGTGAAAAGTTCCTGCATAACTGTGGTTTcaacttcatttttgttttctcaaataaCTCTGCTGAAAATCATAGATCGCTTGAACCTATGAAGAACAGGGGTAACCTGTTGTAACAGAATGGCAGCTTTGTGTGGAAGCCTTTTCCACGATGTCATGGTCATATGGAAACCACTGCTATTTTTCATTTGAGGTTGGCACATCACGACTATGTTCTACTCTTAAAGAACATATGCCAGGCTCTTTCAGTTCCCAGCGCAGCCATGGCTCGTGGTCCCAATAAACATCTGAAGCGTGTAGCAGCTCCAAAGCATTGGATGCTGGATAAACTAACCGGCGTGTTTGCGCCTCGTCCGTCCACTGGCcctcacaagctgagggaatgtCTGCCTCTGATCATTTTCCTGAGGAACAGGCTTAAGTATGCCCTGACTGGCGATGAAGTGAAGAAGATCTGCATCCAGCGCTTCATTAAGATTGATGGCAAAGTCAGGACCGATATAACCTACCCTGATAGGTTTATAGATGTCATCAACATTGACAAGACTGGAGAGAACTTCTGTCTGATCTATGACACCAAGGGTCGCTTTGCCCTTCATCATATTACACCTGAGGAGGCCAAGTACAAGTTGTGCAAAGTGAGAAAGATCTTTGTGGGCacaaaaggaatcccacatctggTGACCCATGATGCTCGCACTATTCGCTACCCTGATCTCCTCATCAAGGTGAATGACACCATTCAGATTGATTTGGATACGGGTAAAATAACCGACTTCATCAAGTTTGACACTGGTAACCTGTGTATGGTGACTGGGGGTGCTAACTTGGGAAGAATTGGTGTGATcaccaacagagagagacatcccGGCTCTTTTGATGTGGTCCATGTGAAAGATGCCAATGGCAACAGCTTTGCCACCCGGCTTTCCAACATTTTTGTTATTGGCAAGGGCAACAAACCATGGATTTCTCTTCCCCGAGGAAAAGGAATCCGCCTCACAGTtgctgaagagagagacaagaggctAGCGGCCACACAGAGCAGTGGGTGGACGGGTCTCtaagagacatgctggagacgtatttgtactcttgagagacatgctggagacgtatttgtactcttgagaaacgctggagacgtatttatACTCTTGAGagacgctggagacgtatttatACTCTTGAGagacgctggagacgtatttgtactcttgagagacacgctggagacgtatttgtactcttgagagacacgctggagacgtatttgtactcttgagagacacgctggagatgtatttgtactcttgagagacacgctagagacgtatttgtactcttgagagacatgctggagacgtatttgtactcttgagagacgctggagacgtatttgtactcttgagagacgctggagacgtatttatACTCTTGAGagacgctggagacgtatttgtactcttgagagacgctggagacgtatttgtactcttgagagacgctggagacgtatttgtactcttgagagacatgctggagacgtatttgtactcttgagagacgctggagacgtatttgtactcttgagagacacactggagacgtatttgtactcttgagagacacgctggagacgtatttgtactcttgagagacacgctggagacgtatttgtactcttgagagacacgctggagacgtatttgtactcttgagagacacg
Above is a window of Microtus pennsylvanicus isolate mMicPen1 chromosome 6, mMicPen1.hap1, whole genome shotgun sequence DNA encoding:
- the LOC142852933 gene encoding small ribosomal subunit protein eS4, X isoform-like, whose protein sequence is MARGPNKHLKRVAAPKHWMLDKLTGVFAPRPSTGPHKLRECLPLIIFLRNRLKYALTGDEVKKICIQRFIKIDGKVRTDITYPDRFIDVINIDKTGENFCLIYDTKGRFALHHITPEEAKYKLCKVRKIFVGTKGIPHLVTHDARTIRYPDLLIKVNDTIQIDLDTGKITDFIKFDTGNLCMVTGGANLGRIGVITNRERHPGSFDVVHVKDANGNSFATRLSNIFVIGKGNKPWISLPRGKGIRLTVAEERDKRLAATQSSGWTGL